A stretch of the Amycolatopsis sp. BJA-103 genome encodes the following:
- a CDS encoding TetR/AcrR family transcriptional regulator codes for MTAPKPLRADARRKREALLAKAREIFQAGCFFDLRFDDFACLAGVGTGTLYRHFPTREALAEAVYHGEVAALCDRARLLQDTLPAAEALATFLRDMVDHIAAHEGLARTLATLMADRSGALAEGSRALEQAVTDLVAAAVRDGAIRDDVVPGTIMMALHGIGAAHDRPDWRAEADGVITLVLDGLRPPTARD; via the coding sequence ATGACCGCCCCCAAGCCGCTGCGAGCCGACGCCCGGCGCAAGCGCGAGGCCCTGCTCGCCAAGGCCAGAGAGATCTTCCAGGCCGGATGCTTCTTCGATCTGCGCTTCGATGACTTCGCTTGCCTGGCAGGCGTGGGCACGGGCACGCTTTACCGCCACTTCCCCACCAGGGAGGCCCTGGCCGAGGCGGTCTACCACGGGGAAGTCGCCGCCCTGTGCGACCGCGCCCGCCTGCTCCAGGACACGCTGCCCGCGGCGGAGGCGTTGGCGACCTTCCTCCGCGACATGGTCGACCACATAGCCGCCCACGAGGGCCTGGCCCGGACACTGGCCACGCTCATGGCCGATCGCTCGGGTGCCCTCGCCGAGGGCAGCCGGGCACTGGAGCAGGCCGTCACCGACCTGGTGGCCGCCGCCGTGCGGGACGGCGCCATCCGCGACGACGTGGTTCCCGGCACGATCATGATGGCGCTGCACGGCATCGGCGCGGCTCATGACCGCCCCGATTGGCGGGCCGAGGCCGACGGTGTCATCACCCTCGTCCTGGACGGACTGCGGCCCCCGACCGCCCGCGACTGA
- a CDS encoding ketopantoate reductase family protein has product MKILMFGRGVIATVYGWALERAGHEVEFYVRPGRASVYGDAIDLDLFDTRRRVWGRRVAEKWPVRYHETLEPDHDFDLIVVSLPHHRLAEASAFLAPRIGKATVLVFGNIWTEPQDAIAPLPLDRIAWGFPQAGGGFDADGVLRGLLLPSVVFGTFGRPPTDRERTVRQAFREAGLRIKERPDFRGWLWVHFVSDAGLLSQGLRRGSLSELAGSAGDLRAGLLTGRELLPLLEARGIDLRRHRVGLLPFRAPTWLTASALAWLTAHVAAARVSLTAHSDPDAEEPREVCRDTLAEARRLGISVPRLEAAEPHFGERAY; this is encoded by the coding sequence GTGAAGATCCTGATGTTCGGGCGAGGCGTGATCGCCACCGTTTACGGCTGGGCTCTGGAACGGGCCGGGCACGAGGTCGAGTTCTACGTCCGGCCGGGCCGTGCCTCGGTGTACGGGGACGCGATCGACCTCGACCTGTTCGATACGCGGCGCCGGGTATGGGGGCGGCGCGTCGCCGAGAAGTGGCCGGTGCGCTACCACGAGACGCTGGAGCCGGACCACGACTTCGACCTGATCGTGGTCAGCCTGCCGCACCACCGCCTGGCGGAGGCGTCGGCCTTCCTGGCGCCGCGCATCGGCAAGGCGACGGTGCTGGTGTTCGGCAACATCTGGACCGAGCCGCAGGACGCGATCGCCCCACTTCCCCTCGACCGGATCGCCTGGGGCTTTCCCCAGGCCGGTGGCGGTTTCGACGCGGACGGCGTGCTCCGTGGGCTGCTGCTGCCGTCGGTCGTCTTCGGGACCTTCGGCAGGCCCCCGACCGACCGGGAGCGCACCGTGCGCCAGGCGTTCCGCGAGGCCGGGCTCCGGATCAAGGAGCGGCCCGACTTCCGCGGCTGGCTGTGGGTCCATTTCGTGTCGGATGCCGGCCTGCTCTCGCAGGGCTTGCGGCGAGGTTCCCTGTCCGAGCTGGCCGGGTCGGCGGGCGACCTGCGCGCGGGGTTGCTGACCGGCCGCGAGTTGCTGCCGCTCCTCGAGGCGCGCGGCATCGACCTGCGACGTCACCGGGTCGGTTTGCTGCCGTTCCGGGCGCCCACCTGGCTGACGGCCTCCGCTCTCGCCTGGCTGACTGCTCATGTCGCGGCGGCGCGCGTGAGTCTCACGGCGCACTCCGACCCCGACGCCGAGGAGCCTCGTGAGGTCTGCCGGGACACCCTGGCCGAAGCACGACGGTTGGGCATCTCGGTACCGCGGCTGGAAGCGGCGGAACCGCACTTCGGTGAACGCGCGTATTAA
- a CDS encoding response regulator transcription factor yields MNRVTTLVVDDQPLIRYALSRLLRDSAGVGAVAEAASEPEALWQCEKRHPDMVITELSIWGEPAGTAICRFVKEHFERVTVLVFAGDASPSAIATALNAGADSFVHKSANGGQVMSAVRSTLAGQRVCLQAGGSPPVVGEAVRYASAMTRREEEILALILYRWSNDEIAEELHLATQTVKNYASRILQKLGFGSRRDLFRALRFRPGGNPLPRLETTSHEGEPFAADRLAGYTP; encoded by the coding sequence ATGAACCGCGTCACCACGCTCGTAGTAGACGATCAGCCCCTCATCAGATACGCGCTCAGCAGGCTGTTACGGGATTCGGCGGGGGTGGGGGCGGTGGCCGAGGCCGCGAGCGAGCCGGAAGCGTTGTGGCAGTGCGAAAAACGTCATCCGGACATGGTCATCACCGAACTGTCGATCTGGGGTGAGCCCGCCGGGACCGCGATCTGCCGGTTCGTCAAGGAACATTTCGAGCGCGTGACCGTCCTGGTCTTCGCCGGTGACGCCTCGCCCTCGGCCATCGCCACGGCGCTGAACGCGGGCGCGGACAGCTTCGTGCACAAGTCGGCTAACGGCGGGCAGGTGATGTCTGCGGTGCGCTCCACGCTCGCCGGGCAGCGGGTGTGCCTGCAGGCGGGCGGATCCCCGCCGGTGGTCGGCGAAGCCGTGCGGTACGCGAGTGCGATGACCAGGCGGGAGGAGGAGATCCTCGCGCTGATCCTCTACCGGTGGTCCAACGACGAGATCGCCGAAGAACTGCACCTCGCGACGCAGACGGTGAAGAACTACGCCAGCCGGATCCTGCAGAAGCTGGGCTTCGGCAGCAGGCGTGACCTGTTCCGGGCACTGCGGTTCCGGCCGGGCGGAAACCCGTTACCCCGGCTGGAAACGACCTCGCACGAGGGCGAGCCGTTCGCCGCGGACCGGCTGGCCGGGTACACGCCCTAG
- a CDS encoding lamin tail domain-containing protein — MTKSGFLFLILALAGIPAPDVVRSSSVKIHEVLGGPAGYIDLRNTGATTLDIGGWAVQACTGGAVPLELATLPAGSEILAGDHFLITGQGFGGTVQHLVVEAIVGDGEMLVDRRGTRVDSLGWAPSSPCRENQAAAGCPGLAQARDAVSRDTDNNKADFGCVPPLG, encoded by the coding sequence ATGACGAAGTCAGGTTTTCTGTTCCTGATCCTCGCACTCGCCGGAATCCCCGCTCCGGACGTGGTCCGGTCTTCGTCGGTCAAGATCCATGAGGTGCTCGGCGGCCCGGCGGGCTACATCGACCTGCGCAACACCGGCGCCACCACCCTCGACATCGGTGGCTGGGCCGTTCAGGCGTGCACGGGCGGAGCCGTGCCCCTCGAACTGGCCACCCTGCCCGCCGGGAGCGAGATCCTTGCCGGTGACCACTTCCTCATCACCGGACAGGGCTTCGGCGGGACGGTGCAGCACTTGGTCGTCGAGGCGATCGTCGGGGACGGCGAGATGCTGGTTGACCGGCGCGGAACCCGGGTCGACAGCCTCGGATGGGCGCCGTCGTCACCCTGCCGCGAGAACCAGGCCGCCGCCGGCTGTCCCGGCCTCGCCCAGGCAAGGGACGCCGTCAGCCGCGACACCGACAACAACAAGGCCGACTTCGGCTGTGTGCCACCGCTCGGCTGA
- a CDS encoding helix-turn-helix domain-containing protein, translating into MAANGEGGDVTPLSELLTEQRIARGWSQGDLVAKLHTHSGNDSVTRVEISRWERGKRIPGPYWRQWLGDVLDTSCRELEVAAAVARRRRRKDAPRERWTLID; encoded by the coding sequence GTGGCCGCGAACGGCGAAGGCGGGGACGTGACCCCGCTGTCCGAACTGCTCACCGAACAGCGAATCGCGAGAGGCTGGTCCCAGGGTGACCTGGTCGCGAAGTTGCATACCCACTCCGGCAACGACAGCGTCACCCGAGTGGAGATTTCCCGCTGGGAAAGGGGAAAACGTATTCCCGGTCCGTACTGGCGGCAGTGGCTCGGCGATGTGCTGGACACGTCTTGCCGGGAGCTCGAGGTCGCCGCCGCGGTCGCGAGAAGACGGCGGCGGAAAGACGCGCCCAGGGAGCGATGGACCCTTATCGACTGA
- a CDS encoding lamin tail domain-containing protein, whose amino-acid sequence MRRILGVSAVLAMLAMGTAGGVANAAGEGHETEAAPLVSSSVVINEVSTRGVNGLLDEYVELRNVSSQQQDVSGHVVRIYSPSNVVVDTIVLPAGTILQPKGNAGQFAVLIGQNFSGTIADQTYVIPFTLTSVEGIPTLGGLSVQNLAGAKIDGVAFSNSVMTPREGQAATPESTITDQLDAANTRNILSTDTDNNRQDFSLQLRSPGL is encoded by the coding sequence GTGCGACGAATTCTGGGCGTTTCGGCGGTACTGGCGATGCTGGCGATGGGGACGGCGGGCGGTGTCGCGAATGCGGCGGGTGAAGGCCACGAAACCGAGGCCGCGCCGCTGGTCTCGTCTTCCGTGGTCATCAACGAGGTTTCGACCCGCGGCGTGAACGGTCTGCTCGACGAGTACGTCGAGCTGCGCAACGTCTCGAGCCAGCAGCAGGACGTGAGCGGCCACGTCGTCCGCATCTACTCGCCGTCGAACGTCGTGGTCGACACGATCGTCCTGCCCGCGGGCACGATCCTGCAGCCGAAGGGCAACGCCGGCCAGTTCGCGGTGCTGATCGGGCAGAACTTCTCCGGCACCATCGCCGACCAGACGTACGTCATCCCGTTCACGCTGACCAGCGTCGAGGGCATCCCGACCCTCGGTGGCCTCTCGGTGCAGAACCTGGCCGGCGCGAAGATCGACGGTGTCGCCTTCAGCAACTCGGTGATGACCCCGCGTGAAGGCCAGGCGGCGACTCCGGAGAGCACCATCACCGATCAGCTCGACGCGGCGAACACCCGCAACATCCTGAGCACCGACACCGACAACAACCGGCAGGACTTCTCCCTGCAGCTGCGTTCCCCGGGTCTGTAG
- a CDS encoding S8 family peptidase yields the protein MTRRPRHPSAILAASVLVALFPLPVTTTAATAALSGPAPAAGRPDVHRVTLLTGDVVTYERDGSGHGTAQVEPAVRPDRPSPAFQITTTPEGLMVYPSDALPFVGKGLLGRELFNVTALVGDRRDDAASATIPVIVGYADRAGLSARSLDAKAKALPQTRRPTPLVTANGVGVQVKKAGTAEFWRSLVAFDPGGKPVLNQGISQVRLDRKVRVALDRSTAQVGAPSAWSGGLTGKGTTVAVVDTGIDEKHPDLAGKTIASADFSGEGDVVDRHGHGTHCASIVAGTGAASGGRYKGVAPDAKLVVAKVFDASGEGDTAQVMAGIDWAVAQGAKIVNLSLGAGVSDGADPLSEQIDTLSAKSGTLFVVAAGNSGPGDRTVTTPGAATSALTVGAVGRDNAIAWFSSRGPRLRDAAVKPEITAPGVGIVAARAGDTAMGEPVDDSYTAASGTSMATPHVAGAAAILLQQQPGITWRELKNTLVTTAKDVGLRWYEQGAGLLDVARAVSQKATGTAVASFGRNERAANSAAQVVRQLSYTNTGDRPLALNLKLTVQPWDGGAKPVTGMRLAKTDLSIPPKSSTTVDLAVDPREGAAGVYGGAVVATTTDGANSVRTAVSTYNAAELFPVTIRVRDSAGGPAQVASAQLIDDAAGAGNRNDPFLDQVSQQIGLVDGVGRVLVPAGRYSALGWVMERGLAVRRWSAMSATQVSVTAPAEITLNAASAVPVGLVTPTPTDLRDRTVMLRRVIPGGAGVNGFVGEAGLTAGSGWDVRVTPAAATSAGAISLQDSATLSQTAVEMRAIGGSLALNPAYDVPTLTAKSPGERTLPVVFGGAGVGSDLAGLDVRGKAVLVRIPVQPGSPDPVGGVSTGIANAARAVAAAGGAAMIPYAGSPGSLSVPGLSSAVVPTLSLGWDEGEALRAAGAVSVRLLVRAAPDAMYNLSYLDANGVPKDLVRRVDPKSLVATRTGYQAEKPGLTGQKNWYAFPTGLWKTQAVQGTKIPVPGTWTEYTGPANDRLVWKRVVTLSGTDIAGRRAALSMNAQNIYRAGERSRPDEYWFRAPMHSGSVELPSDHPARYPATATGWAALCSLCRGGTDPDLFVPAVQWMDGSSGAGSGGHYTNPYENARYFATTTVRLYRDGTEIPRSNVDDPLALVPVFRLAPVPATYRLDVTDVMPGQAQVGAPSGVLFQNAPRTDTSWTFASARSTAASPLGFNCYESGSACSFQPLIQLDHRLPLDLGGRAPAGRPFTFEVFAGSHSGARGGGPVTQLRVSSSTDGGRTWTAAAARPNGTGLWSVTVTHPQLAATDGAVWLRADARDASGNTVTQTVQQAYALTDVAKVNPRLR from the coding sequence TTGACGAGACGCCCACGGCACCCGTCGGCGATTCTGGCGGCCTCCGTACTGGTCGCCCTTTTCCCGCTACCGGTGACCACGACCGCCGCGACCGCTGCCCTGTCCGGACCCGCACCCGCCGCCGGGCGGCCGGACGTCCATCGCGTCACGTTGCTCACCGGCGACGTGGTGACCTACGAACGAGACGGCAGCGGGCACGGCACCGCTCAAGTCGAACCGGCGGTACGGCCGGACCGGCCGAGCCCGGCGTTCCAGATCACGACCACGCCCGAAGGCCTGATGGTGTATCCGTCGGACGCGCTTCCGTTCGTCGGCAAGGGACTGCTCGGCCGGGAACTGTTCAACGTCACCGCGCTCGTCGGAGACCGGCGTGACGACGCGGCGAGCGCCACGATCCCGGTCATCGTGGGTTACGCCGACCGAGCGGGTCTGTCCGCGCGGTCCTTGGACGCGAAGGCGAAGGCGCTCCCGCAAACCCGGCGGCCCACTCCGCTCGTCACGGCCAACGGGGTGGGAGTGCAGGTCAAGAAGGCGGGGACGGCCGAGTTCTGGCGTTCGCTCGTCGCGTTCGACCCAGGCGGGAAACCGGTGCTGAACCAAGGGATCTCGCAGGTCCGGCTGGACAGGAAGGTCCGGGTGGCGCTGGACAGGAGCACGGCCCAGGTCGGTGCGCCGTCGGCGTGGAGCGGCGGGTTGACCGGGAAGGGGACCACGGTCGCGGTGGTGGACACCGGGATCGACGAGAAACATCCCGATCTGGCGGGCAAGACGATCGCTTCGGCGGACTTCAGCGGAGAAGGCGACGTCGTGGACCGCCATGGCCACGGCACCCACTGCGCGTCGATCGTCGCCGGCACCGGCGCGGCCTCGGGCGGCCGGTACAAGGGCGTCGCACCGGACGCGAAACTGGTGGTGGCCAAGGTTTTCGACGCCTCCGGCGAGGGTGACACCGCACAGGTCATGGCCGGGATCGACTGGGCCGTCGCGCAGGGCGCGAAGATCGTGAACCTCAGCCTCGGCGCCGGAGTCAGCGATGGAGCCGACCCGTTGAGCGAACAGATCGACACGCTTTCGGCGAAGTCGGGCACGTTGTTCGTGGTCGCGGCCGGGAACTCCGGGCCGGGCGACCGGACGGTCACGACGCCGGGGGCGGCGACCTCCGCGCTCACGGTCGGGGCGGTCGGCAGGGACAACGCGATCGCGTGGTTCAGCAGCCGCGGCCCGCGCCTGCGGGACGCCGCGGTCAAGCCGGAGATCACCGCGCCGGGCGTCGGGATCGTCGCCGCCCGGGCCGGGGACACGGCGATGGGCGAGCCGGTGGACGACTCCTACACCGCGGCGTCGGGCACTTCGATGGCGACACCGCACGTCGCGGGCGCCGCGGCAATCCTGCTGCAGCAGCAGCCTGGGATCACCTGGCGGGAACTGAAGAACACGCTCGTCACCACGGCCAAGGACGTCGGCCTCCGGTGGTACGAGCAGGGAGCCGGACTCCTCGACGTCGCGCGGGCCGTCTCGCAGAAGGCGACCGGTACCGCGGTCGCGAGCTTCGGCCGTAACGAGCGGGCGGCGAACAGCGCGGCGCAGGTCGTCCGGCAGCTGTCTTACACCAACACCGGGGACCGGCCGCTGGCACTGAACCTGAAGCTGACCGTGCAGCCCTGGGACGGCGGCGCCAAGCCGGTCACCGGGATGCGGCTGGCGAAGACGGACCTGTCGATCCCGCCGAAGTCCAGCACCACCGTCGACCTCGCCGTGGACCCGCGTGAAGGGGCGGCGGGCGTCTACGGCGGCGCGGTGGTGGCCACGACCACGGACGGAGCCAATTCCGTCCGGACGGCCGTGAGCACCTACAACGCGGCCGAGTTGTTCCCGGTGACGATCCGGGTGCGGGACTCGGCGGGTGGTCCGGCTCAGGTCGCGTCGGCCCAGCTGATCGACGACGCGGCCGGTGCGGGTAACCGCAACGACCCGTTCCTCGACCAGGTCAGCCAGCAGATCGGCCTGGTCGACGGGGTCGGCCGGGTGCTCGTGCCCGCCGGTCGCTATTCGGCACTCGGCTGGGTGATGGAGCGCGGGCTGGCGGTGCGTCGCTGGTCGGCGATGAGCGCGACCCAGGTCTCGGTCACGGCCCCGGCCGAGATCACGCTGAACGCGGCGAGCGCCGTCCCGGTGGGGCTGGTCACGCCCACCCCCACCGACCTGCGGGACCGCACGGTGATGCTGCGGCGCGTGATCCCCGGCGGAGCGGGAGTGAACGGCTTCGTCGGCGAAGCCGGGCTGACCGCGGGCTCGGGCTGGGACGTGCGCGTGACCCCCGCGGCGGCCACCTCGGCAGGCGCGATTTCGCTGCAGGACAGCGCGACGCTGTCCCAGACCGCGGTCGAGATGCGGGCCATCGGTGGCTCGCTCGCGTTGAATCCCGCTTACGACGTGCCGACGTTGACGGCGAAGTCGCCCGGTGAACGCACGCTGCCGGTCGTGTTCGGCGGCGCGGGTGTCGGAAGTGATCTCGCCGGTCTGGACGTCCGCGGAAAGGCGGTCCTGGTGCGGATCCCGGTCCAACCCGGGTCGCCGGACCCGGTGGGCGGCGTCTCCACCGGCATCGCGAACGCGGCACGCGCGGTGGCCGCCGCGGGCGGGGCGGCGATGATCCCGTACGCCGGTTCACCGGGTTCGCTGAGTGTTCCGGGGCTCAGCAGTGCGGTGGTGCCGACCCTGTCCCTCGGCTGGGACGAAGGAGAGGCGCTGCGTGCCGCGGGTGCGGTCTCGGTGCGGTTGCTGGTGCGCGCGGCCCCGGACGCGATGTACAACCTCAGCTACCTCGACGCCAACGGGGTGCCGAAGGACCTCGTCCGGCGTGTCGACCCGAAGTCGCTGGTCGCCACGAGGACCGGCTACCAGGCCGAAAAGCCGGGGCTGACCGGGCAGAAGAACTGGTACGCCTTCCCGACCGGCCTGTGGAAGACGCAGGCGGTGCAGGGCACCAAGATCCCGGTGCCGGGCACGTGGACCGAGTACACCGGCCCGGCGAACGATCGGCTGGTCTGGAAACGGGTGGTCACCCTGTCCGGCACCGACATCGCGGGCCGTCGTGCGGCGCTGAGCATGAACGCGCAGAACATCTACCGCGCGGGTGAGCGGTCGAGGCCGGACGAGTACTGGTTCCGCGCACCGATGCACAGCGGGTCGGTCGAACTGCCGTCCGACCATCCGGCTCGCTATCCGGCGACGGCCACCGGCTGGGCGGCGCTGTGCTCGCTGTGCCGCGGCGGCACGGACCCCGACCTGTTCGTCCCCGCGGTGCAGTGGATGGACGGCTCGTCCGGTGCCGGCTCGGGCGGGCACTACACGAATCCGTACGAGAACGCGCGGTACTTCGCGACGACCACGGTGCGGTTGTACCGGGACGGGACCGAGATCCCACGCTCCAATGTGGACGATCCGCTCGCGCTCGTCCCGGTGTTCCGGCTCGCGCCCGTTCCCGCCACGTACCGGCTGGACGTGACCGACGTGATGCCCGGCCAGGCACAGGTCGGTGCCCCGAGCGGAGTGCTGTTCCAGAACGCGCCGCGGACCGACACGTCGTGGACGTTCGCTTCGGCACGATCCACCGCCGCGTCACCGCTCGGGTTCAACTGCTACGAATCGGGCAGCGCGTGTTCCTTCCAGCCGCTCATCCAGCTGGACCACCGGCTGCCGCTGGACCTCGGCGGCCGGGCACCGGCGGGGCGCCCGTTCACCTTCGAGGTGTTCGCCGGGTCGCACAGTGGTGCACGGGGCGGCGGGCCGGTGACGCAGCTGCGGGTCTCGTCGTCGACGGACGGCGGGCGGACCTGGACGGCGGCGGCCGCCCGGCCGAACGGGACCGGGCTGTGGTCGGTGACGGTGACGCACCCGCAACTCGCGGCGACCGACGGGGCCGTCTGGCTGCGTGCGGACGCACGGGACGCTTCCGGAAACACCGTGACGCAGACGGTCCAACAGGCCTACGCGCTCACGGACGTGGCGAAGGTGAATCCGCGCCTTCGGTGA
- a CDS encoding helix-turn-helix domain-containing protein, whose protein sequence is MLDIIGLSEIDVDVYDAFAGTGSMTVAEIRQRTGVPHQRLLRVLRLLTGKGLLTKLPGPAEAYSAVRPEIALEAMLRQKEQELASARLVADRLRERYRATSGQRPVDLIEVIHGNALIADRTDQLLRSAEQEVAFVDKPPYARTPSVLHPAERDLLGRGVRFRGVYERSALELHDLSSDLEAGLALGEEARVVTSAPLKMIVIDQRIGLVPLRSDLPEVDTALVIHPCALLDALSAVFTFLWQKGLPLYLPGSAEQADVAPSDDARLLALLTTGLPDRSIAKQLGMSYRTFQRRLRDLMTALGATTRFQAGLQVATRGWVTLPATRPPREEGVTEGADSPSPRP, encoded by the coding sequence GTGCTGGACATCATCGGCCTGAGTGAAATCGACGTCGACGTCTACGATGCTTTCGCCGGCACCGGTTCGATGACCGTCGCCGAAATCCGGCAACGAACCGGAGTACCTCACCAGCGACTGCTTCGGGTTCTGCGCCTGCTGACCGGAAAAGGGTTGCTCACCAAGCTTCCCGGCCCGGCGGAGGCATATTCGGCGGTGCGGCCGGAGATCGCGCTGGAGGCGATGCTCCGGCAGAAGGAGCAGGAACTCGCGAGTGCGCGGCTGGTCGCCGACAGGCTGCGCGAGCGGTACCGGGCGACGTCCGGTCAACGCCCGGTCGATCTCATCGAGGTGATCCACGGGAACGCCCTCATCGCCGACCGGACCGATCAACTGCTGCGCTCGGCCGAGCAGGAGGTCGCCTTCGTCGACAAACCGCCTTACGCGCGAACGCCGAGTGTGCTGCATCCCGCCGAACGTGATCTCCTCGGCCGGGGTGTGCGGTTTCGCGGGGTCTACGAGCGCAGCGCGCTGGAACTGCACGACCTGTCATCCGACCTCGAGGCGGGCCTCGCCCTCGGTGAGGAGGCCCGCGTGGTCACCTCCGCCCCGCTGAAGATGATCGTGATCGACCAGCGGATCGGCCTGGTGCCGCTGCGTTCCGATCTCCCCGAAGTCGACACCGCACTGGTGATCCATCCGTGCGCCCTGCTCGACGCGCTCAGCGCCGTCTTTACCTTCCTTTGGCAGAAAGGACTTCCGCTGTACCTGCCCGGCTCGGCCGAGCAGGCGGACGTCGCGCCTTCCGACGACGCCCGCCTGCTCGCCTTGCTCACCACCGGGCTGCCCGACCGGAGCATCGCCAAACAGCTCGGCATGAGCTACCGGACCTTCCAGCGACGCCTCCGCGACCTCATGACCGCGCTCGGCGCGACCACCCGGTTCCAGGCCGGGCTTCAGGTCGCCACCAGGGGTTGGGTCACCCTGCCCGCGACCCGGCCCCCGCGTGAGGAGGGCGTCACCGAAGGCGCGGATTCACCTTCGCCACGTCCGTGA
- a CDS encoding CocE/NonD family hydrolase: protein MSDFDAVFGTIPTADIPVSFHPVKIEVAEDPEFPGRAVELDACVALPDNAQPAEYPLIVLPAPLAPIGWRAYAVFYPLLKKGFMANLAAKGYVVVAYSERGLSHSGGKIDVAGPRDQADGTAVIDWVSEHIQAADLSRVGMAGASYGAGQSLLIAAKDKRVKAVVAMSAWGDLFKSLYENETRHIKAFHALRGLFQTWPGPPSLPSFPPQPQPDPMPGVSRLNAETEQVFQHIADNVEIGQLRAFADKRSPIQPEFLDELNRPDLAILLCTYWHETIFSNNSVVDLFNSLTVGSKKLIVQVGDHGNAEGTGLAGEYSRPTVAAMNWFDLHLRDEGEQETDPVVVETMPYPYADAHRYRTWEDFTNAPVPFHLHAPSPDTDGGLDPQGTGSSWSHTVQIEETSAEIADTLIQRGISERLAQFRRYGTRNISRKNAAIWSCPPFGDDQRISGEVRMRLTVTPQNKDATVVAYLFDATAEPFTIPPGKNFDRIITSAAYSILDREPGVPVTIDIPFQLTDYLIRAGRFLRLVVDTKDKFLADANADATTLTISSTVDQPSCITIPIAART from the coding sequence TTGTCCGATTTCGATGCGGTATTCGGCACAATACCCACGGCTGATATCCCGGTTTCTTTCCATCCCGTCAAGATCGAAGTAGCCGAAGACCCCGAATTTCCCGGAAGGGCCGTGGAACTCGATGCCTGCGTCGCCTTGCCGGATAATGCCCAGCCCGCAGAATATCCTTTGATCGTCCTGCCCGCACCCTTGGCGCCGATCGGCTGGCGGGCCTACGCCGTATTCTATCCTCTGTTGAAGAAAGGCTTCATGGCCAATCTCGCGGCGAAAGGATACGTCGTCGTCGCCTACAGCGAGCGCGGCCTTTCCCACTCCGGCGGGAAGATCGACGTCGCCGGCCCGCGTGATCAGGCGGATGGAACGGCGGTGATCGACTGGGTTTCCGAGCACATCCAGGCGGCCGACCTGAGTCGCGTCGGCATGGCAGGCGCCTCGTATGGAGCGGGCCAGAGTCTTCTGATCGCCGCCAAGGACAAGCGGGTGAAGGCGGTCGTCGCCATGAGCGCGTGGGGCGACCTGTTCAAATCGCTCTACGAGAACGAGACCAGGCACATCAAAGCCTTCCACGCGCTCCGAGGCCTGTTCCAGACCTGGCCGGGCCCACCGTCCCTCCCCTCCTTCCCGCCTCAGCCGCAGCCCGATCCGATGCCGGGGGTGAGCAGGCTGAACGCCGAAACCGAACAGGTCTTCCAGCACATCGCCGACAACGTCGAGATCGGACAGCTGCGGGCCTTCGCCGACAAGCGCTCACCGATCCAACCCGAGTTCCTCGACGAACTGAACCGGCCGGACCTGGCGATCCTGCTCTGCACTTATTGGCACGAAACCATTTTCTCGAACAACAGCGTGGTGGATCTCTTCAACAGCCTGACCGTCGGTTCCAAGAAACTCATCGTCCAGGTCGGCGACCACGGCAACGCCGAGGGCACCGGCCTCGCCGGTGAGTACAGCAGACCCACCGTCGCCGCCATGAACTGGTTCGACCTGCACCTGCGGGACGAGGGCGAGCAGGAGACCGATCCCGTCGTCGTGGAGACGATGCCCTATCCCTACGCCGACGCGCATCGCTACCGCACCTGGGAGGACTTCACCAACGCGCCGGTGCCGTTCCACCTCCACGCCCCCAGTCCCGATACCGACGGCGGCCTCGACCCCCAAGGGACCGGATCCTCCTGGAGCCACACCGTCCAGATCGAGGAGACCTCGGCCGAGATAGCCGACACCTTGATACAGAGGGGAATCAGCGAACGCCTCGCCCAGTTCCGCCGCTACGGCACCAGGAACATCTCCAGGAAGAACGCCGCGATCTGGAGTTGCCCGCCCTTCGGCGACGACCAGCGCATCAGCGGCGAAGTGCGGATGCGGCTCACGGTGACACCGCAGAACAAGGACGCGACCGTCGTCGCGTACCTGTTCGACGCGACCGCGGAACCCTTCACCATCCCCCCGGGCAAGAACTTCGACCGCATCATCACCAGCGCCGCCTACTCCATCCTCGATCGTGAACCAGGCGTTCCGGTGACGATCGACATACCTTTCCAACTGACCGATTACCTCATCCGCGCCGGGCGTTTCCTGCGACTCGTCGTGGACACCAAGGACAAATTCCTCGCCGACGCCAACGCGGACGCCACCACGCTCACCATTTCGAGCACGGTGGACCAGCCCTCCTGCATCACCATTCCCATCGCCGCGCGAACGTGA